The following nucleotide sequence is from Halobacillus mangrovi.
ATACTCTTCCTGTAGATAATTCAGCATATTCTCAAGCTCAACATCAAGGCGGTTAGCCTTAACCTCTTTTTGTTGAATATCCTGAATAAAATTCTGATGATTGCGCTTCTGCTCTTTAAGAATACGCTCAGCTTCCTGTATTTCCTGACCATATTGATTACGTTCTTTTCTTCGATCTTGTATTAGAGCAGAAGTGGTTTCTTTTCTTTGTTTTGTTTCGTTTATCGCTTCAACAAGCTCTTCTTCCGTCTGATTCGAATCAACTAATTCAATCAATTGCTTGTAGGCTTTACGATTTTCTTCAAGGCTGTGATTAATACCAGCAAGTTCTTCACTATATCTGTCAGCTTTTTCTTGCTGATTTCTGACAGCAGAATCTTGTTCAGCCAATTGAATTTGCAACTCATTTTTACGTTTTTGCAGATTCTCTACATCTAATTTTTGTCGATCTTTTGCCTCGGTTAATTCTGAAATTTGTTGTTGAACAGATTCCAGTTCTTCCCCAAGCTTAGCTAAGTCTTTATCTAACTGTTGGAGTTGTTCCCCCGCCTGACTTCGGTCTTTATCATATTGGGCCTGATCTTGGTCAAATAATTGCAGTTGATCATTCAAATGATCCAGCTTAAGCTGATACTCACGAACGTTCGACTGCTTTTCATATTCATTAGTTTTGACATCGGTTAGTTCTTGTTCCAATTCATCTACTTTGCGCTGTTGTTCAGTAATAGTCCGTTTTAAAGTTTTCACTTTCTCTTCGACATCTTTAGTTTTTACGTCGAACTCTTGGATTTTACTGCTTATGTCTTGAAGTTCTTTTTCTCTTGTAAAAAGCGATTGATTAGATTTCTTTTGTCCTCCACCAGACATAGAACCTCCTGGATTGACTACGTCTCCGTCTAACGTTACGACCCGATATTTACGGTTTAAAAACCGAGCAATAGCGTTGGCATCTTCTAACGTCTCAGCGATCACAATGTGTCCAAGCAAGTGCTGAATCGCTTTCTGATAAGCTGAATCAAACTCTACTAAATCCACAGCAATACCTACAAAACCATTCTTCTCTTGAAGTCCAGCAGCCGCTTGCCCATAAATAGAACGGGGCTGAATAGCGGTTAGAGGCAAAAAGGTGGCTCGTCCTTTATGATTAGATTTCAACCAGTGGATGGCTTGTCTGCCAGTCATCTCGTCTTTAACAACGATATGTTGCGCCTGAGCCCCTAAAGCCGTCTCAATCGCTGTAAGTAAGTTATTTGGGATGTCGATTAATTCTAGTACCGCTCCTTCAACACCTTGAAGCTGACCTCTTTGTCTTGCTTTGAGTATTTCACGGACTCCTTGGAAATAACCGGAAAAATCTTCTTTCATATCCTCCAGCATTTCTTTTTTTGATCGCATTTTTTCTAAGTACTGATACCCTTTATACAGCTTCTCCTGCCAATCTTGGTAGGATTCCGCGTTACTGTTTAAATTTTGCTGTAGTTGTTTGAGTTGTTCTTCTCTTTCTGTTCTTTCTGATGAAATTAATTGCAATTCTTCCTTCAACTGCTGCAATGTCATCTCAAGCTGATGACGTTCTTCTCTTAGATCTTTGAATTTATCTACCTGATGGTCTTTTTTATAACTAATCTGTGACAGCTGCTTATCTAATAACTGCTTTTCATTCCTTTTTGCTGCTTGGTCATTTAATAGATCGATGTAGTCGCTTTTTAAATCCTCGATCTTGTCTTCGATCATTTGAATATCTTTGCTTAAAGCATCGTTTGTTTGATGTAATTCATGTTTCGTATGTTTTCTTTTGTCTTTTGTTTCTGCCAGCTTTTCAGATTCTTCCTTCGCCACTTGTTTTAATTGCTGCCATCTTTTTGAGAGATCTTCATATTCCTGTTCAAGTTTAGATTTATTTTCTTCGTAGTGCTTATGACGTTCTTTCATAAGCTCTTTCTTACCTTCTAAGTTCTCCAATTCTCTAGTGAGAACCAACAAAGTCTCTTGCAAGTCTTCAATCGATTCATCGAGGGCTTGCATATTATCTCGTTGTTCTTCCACAGATGTCTCTTTTATATCTATTTTCGCATGCAATTCTTTTTCCTGTCTTTTAACTACTTCCAAATCTGCAAGTAATTGCTGCCACTCTTCGTGCAATTGTTCAATCTGAGTAACAAGCAGCGAAATTTCCACTTGTTTGAGATCTTCTTTCTTTTCTAAATAATCCCTGGCGACAGCAGCCTGCTCCTTCAGCGGTTCGAGTTGACCGTCAATTTCATAAATAATATCTTCAACTCTGTTCAAGTTCTCTTGTGTTTCTGCCAACTTGTATTCTGCTTTTTTCTTTCGCTGTTTATATTTTAAAACTCCTGCCGCCTCCTCAAAGATGGAGCGGCGCTCTTCGGCTTTCGAACTTAAGATTTCTTCAACTTTCCCTTGACTGATAATGGAAAATGCTTCACGTCCTAAACCTGAATCCATAAATAAGTCAACGATATCCTTTAGCCTGCAGGCCTGATTGTTAATGTAAAACTCACTTTCACCAGAGCGGAAGACCCTTCTGGTTACACTGACCTCTTGATAATCGAGAGGAAGAGTCTGATCCTTATTATCCAAAGTCAAAGTAACTTCTGCCATGTTCAGAGGACTTCTAGAATCACTTCCCGCAAAAATAATGTCTTCCATCTTAGTTCCACGAAGGGAGCGGGCAGATTGCTCGCCTAGCACCCAGCGAATAGCGTCGGTTATATTACTTTTTCCGCTGCCATTCGGACCGACGACCGATGTAACTCCTGAGACGAAATCTACGGTTACACGTTCGGCAAACGATTTAAATCCTACTGTATCCAATTGTTTGAGGAACATATTCATCCTCCTGTATTTTCACAAATCTTTCTAACATCTAACTTATATATTCTATCATAATCCCCTACTATACGGTAGGAACCAACGTCATCCTTTTGATGACTAACAGTGACTTTTTAAGATTAGGGTTTTAAAAAAGTGTAAAGTATCTTATCATATGTACTAGCGCAAAAAACAGGATTTGCTGAGGAGGATATACGTTGAGTTTAGAACAACCTACACAAGAAAATCTTGAAACGATCATT
It contains:
- the smc gene encoding chromosome segregation protein SMC, which encodes MFLKQLDTVGFKSFAERVTVDFVSGVTSVVGPNGSGKSNITDAIRWVLGEQSARSLRGTKMEDIIFAGSDSRSPLNMAEVTLTLDNKDQTLPLDYQEVSVTRRVFRSGESEFYINNQACRLKDIVDLFMDSGLGREAFSIISQGKVEEILSSKAEERRSIFEEAAGVLKYKQRKKKAEYKLAETQENLNRVEDIIYEIDGQLEPLKEQAAVARDYLEKKEDLKQVEISLLVTQIEQLHEEWQQLLADLEVVKRQEKELHAKIDIKETSVEEQRDNMQALDESIEDLQETLLVLTRELENLEGKKELMKERHKHYEENKSKLEQEYEDLSKRWQQLKQVAKEESEKLAETKDKRKHTKHELHQTNDALSKDIQMIEDKIEDLKSDYIDLLNDQAAKRNEKQLLDKQLSQISYKKDHQVDKFKDLREERHQLEMTLQQLKEELQLISSERTEREEQLKQLQQNLNSNAESYQDWQEKLYKGYQYLEKMRSKKEMLEDMKEDFSGYFQGVREILKARQRGQLQGVEGAVLELIDIPNNLLTAIETALGAQAQHIVVKDEMTGRQAIHWLKSNHKGRATFLPLTAIQPRSIYGQAAAGLQEKNGFVGIAVDLVEFDSAYQKAIQHLLGHIVIAETLEDANAIARFLNRKYRVVTLDGDVVNPGGSMSGGGQKKSNQSLFTREKELQDISSKIQEFDVKTKDVEEKVKTLKRTITEQQRKVDELEQELTDVKTNEYEKQSNVREYQLKLDHLNDQLQLFDQDQAQYDKDRSQAGEQLQQLDKDLAKLGEELESVQQQISELTEAKDRQKLDVENLQKRKNELQIQLAEQDSAVRNQQEKADRYSEELAGINHSLEENRKAYKQLIELVDSNQTEEELVEAINETKQRKETTSALIQDRRKERNQYGQEIQEAERILKEQKRNHQNFIQDIQQKEVKANRLDVELENMLNYLQEEYVTTFERAKSEYPPVDDIEQSSTRVKLIKRSIEELGTVNLGAIDEYDRIVERYDFLKGQQDDLLEAKQTLHTVINEMDGEMDRRFTDTFTKIRNEFGEVFRDLFGGGKADLQLTEPENMLETGVDIVAQPPGKKLQNLSLLSGGERALTAIALLFSILRVRPVPFCVLDEVEAALDEANVDRFARFLKEFSAKTQFIVITHRKGTMEESDVLYGVTMQESGVSKLVSVRLEETPELLEA